The region agaatattaaaaagTGGTAAAAACAAATGCTGTCTTGACTTTATATATGCGAACTCAATCatttaccatgcttatatataGAGCCACCCTCTACACTCTCAACACATAATCTACAGCTTCCTTAAATTTCCtcatctttttatttcttctttggCTTGTCTTCCAAAAAATGGCTCCTACAATGGATCATGTAATAATGGACTCTCCAAAGAAGAGAGCTTACGTAACTTTCTTGGCCGGAACCGGTGACTATGTCAAAGGTGTGGTCGGCTTAGCCAAGGGTTTAAGGAAGACCAAAACCGCTTACCCTCTCGTGGTGGCTATTTTGCCTGATGTGCCGGAGGAGCACCGCCAGATTCTGGAGTCTCAGGGCTGTATTGTTAGGGAGATTGAACCTGTTTATCCACCGGAAAACCAGACTCAGTTTGCTATGGCTTATTACGTGATTAACTACTCTAAACTGCGTATTTGGGAGGTAAAATTAAGATTATTTGAGGTTGATTATTTTTTGTTGTGTATCTATTGGCTTGTGCTGGGTGGCCATGCACTTAGTACACGTGGATTACTGTTAGTAGGTGTAGTTTCCACGTGTGATATTACGTAGCTTATATAAATGACCCTATCAACTTGTTGTCTGTCTTGtcctataaaaattaaaaacatgcTCTCTATATCTTATCTGAAATTAGTTGTTTTCTAGCAATTGAGTCGGTTCTTCTAGTGGTCTTATATAAGAGTTAAAACATACATGAGTtggatttaaattaaaagaaaatgatCACTACAAAATAGTTAATTAGCATTTAGAAAATATATGGTTCAATtagtgatatttttattttgtaggaAATTTAGAAGGTTTTGAGTTTAAGTCTCCATATGCACGACCAAATTCATATATTCAAATGATAATTTATCACAATCACAATTACAGCAAATACAATTACTAAATAAACTAACTTAATTGTATAGTTCATATAAGCATATAGACTCATTAAACTttcgataaataaataaaggttaATTATTAGTAGTAAATACATAGCTTTagcaaaatttataatttaatcataCTTTTTTAAGTTTTACATGGTCATACatgatcttttaattttttttttaatttttttggataaataattttttataattttaatatgaattttaattttttttttataattttatatatgatcttataatttttttacaatttttttagaaaaatataattatacgCCATATCTGATATATCTAATTGGAGGAAGTTATGTGATTACATAGCAACCGGTCACATTAGTGTCAAATGACCAAAGAAAAAATCTCGCATGacattaattagtttttaaaaaaaattgtaaatttcgCTCAAACtatcaaatcaaattcaaattccgCTAATCAATAGTTTTCTTATACATTAGCATTTGTTAACGAGAGATGTATTCAAATTTATAAGAATtgcaagaagaagaaaacttaaaattgaatatatatttGGATGCAGTTTGTGGAGTATGAGAAGATGATATATTTAGATGGAGACATTCAAGTGTTTGAGAATATCGACCACCTTTTCGAATCACCAAGTGGCTATTTCTACGCTGTGATGGACTGTTTCTGCGAGAAAACTTGGAGCTACTCGCCACAGTATAAGATTGGCTACTGCCAACAGTGCCCGGAAAGAGTTCACTGGCCGTCGGAGATGGGGCCGCCGCCTCCCCTGTATTTCAATGCCGGCATGTTTCTGTTTGAGCCTAAGCTTTTCACTTACTTTGATCTCTTGGAGAATGTCAAAATCACCCCTCCTACTTCATTTGCTGAGCAGGTTACTcattactgttttttttttttgcaaaacaaatttatcataatctttaaattttaccaGTTTAGTCGAATTTTGCTAAACATATTCACAACTTGTTTGAAACTTACGTGTCGCTAAATTGTGTAAGGAGTACAATATTGCGAGCTTCAAACGAGTCGGATTAAATAgaggaaatttaaaaaaagtttataaaggtAGATTAGGTATTAAAATTGtgtcaattaattaaatattttttatcgtCAAAAAGATTTGAACTCTGTTTAGACATTTATCGAACTTATTTTAATGAATCTAACTCTTGAATATAGGATCTGTGAAAGTGAAAATGCTGCTTACAAAGATAAtttaaatagtattattttttatttagttaactaaatatttcaaaaagaaaaatcgTATTTTATGTTCCTTTGATTTATTGGTAGTTTCATCATGATACtgatatttggatttgtatgtAAGGACTTTCTGAACATGTACTTCAAGGATGTGTACAAGCCTATCCCGCCAGTATACAATCTTGTTTTGGCTATGCTCTGGCGACACCCTGAAAATGTCGAGTTCGACAAAATCAAGGTTGTCCATTACTGTGCTGCGGTAAGTCATCCccttatttatatttgtgaccaattattaattaattaacgaACGAATCGGTAATAATTTTC is a window of Mercurialis annua linkage group LG2, ddMerAnnu1.2, whole genome shotgun sequence DNA encoding:
- the LOC126666847 gene encoding galactinol synthase 2: MAPTMDHVIMDSPKKRAYVTFLAGTGDYVKGVVGLAKGLRKTKTAYPLVVAILPDVPEEHRQILESQGCIVREIEPVYPPENQTQFAMAYYVINYSKLRIWEFVEYEKMIYLDGDIQVFENIDHLFESPSGYFYAVMDCFCEKTWSYSPQYKIGYCQQCPERVHWPSEMGPPPPLYFNAGMFLFEPKLFTYFDLLENVKITPPTSFAEQDFLNMYFKDVYKPIPPVYNLVLAMLWRHPENVEFDKIKVVHYCAAGSKPWRYTGEEENMEREDIKTLVKKWWDIYEDESLDLKNVHEPADNGKLGSIIAAMTPAEDGVVRQRTAPSAA